The Anaerosoma tenue genome has a window encoding:
- a CDS encoding AbrB/MazE/SpoVT family DNA-binding domain-containing protein: MDTVTISPKFQVVIPKRIRERLDLRPGQQVQVIEYGDRIEFMPVRSIASMRGFLSGIDTSVIREDDRV, translated from the coding sequence ATGGATACCGTCACCATCTCGCCCAAGTTCCAGGTGGTCATTCCTAAGCGGATCCGCGAGCGTCTGGACCTGCGCCCGGGTCAGCAGGTGCAGGTCATCGAGTACGGCGACCGGATCGAGTTCATGCCGGTACGTTCGATCGCGAGCATGCGAGGCTTCCTCTCGGGCATCGACACTTCGGTGATTCGTGAGGATGACCGTGTATGA
- a CDS encoding type II toxin-antitoxin system VapC family toxin, with translation MNVVDSCGWLEYLASGPNADFFSPALTDVESLIVPAVSIYEVFKRVLQQRDEGDAFQVVALMQQGRIVDFDATLAIEAATLSVDLGLPMADAIMLSTARAHGATLWTQDSHFEGVEGVRYKDVRPG, from the coding sequence ATGAACGTTGTCGATTCATGTGGATGGCTCGAGTATCTGGCATCCGGGCCGAACGCCGACTTCTTCTCGCCCGCACTGACCGACGTCGAATCGCTCATCGTTCCCGCGGTCAGCATCTATGAGGTCTTCAAACGAGTTCTACAGCAGCGTGATGAGGGCGATGCGTTTCAGGTTGTGGCACTCATGCAACAAGGTCGGATAGTGGACTTCGATGCGACCTTGGCGATCGAGGCAGCGACATTGAGCGTCGACCTTGGACTGCCTATGGCCGATGCGATCATGCTGTCCACGGCACGAGCCCACGGAGCGACCCTCTGGACACAGGACTCCCACTTCGAAGGCGTTGAAGGGGTGCGCTACAAGGATGTTCGGCCGGGCTGA
- a CDS encoding flagellar basal body-associated FliL family protein, protein MPPAPVAPDPGAVPPAAPPPGMPPGTGGSAAPEPKKKNKALIIAIVVLAVLLLCCGGAALGGWALFSAAEDEITSEIPQEPDVDTEAPDSGDTGDTSGDTGTPAGGLPEWTAFQPSLVDASIYAAPSADQAALAEEVTAEVYPGFRVEDVVVEPGGEDAENYYPDIIYVKAAYGDEPSARIAYYFWADPEAAAAAGVHLGPEQAESYETLAESSDGTSYIYDHENLDTLVGGVSQPDLIDVLAQADEDFPGYVAFISGMDGESIGIVVTRWEVFPDLAEGLTVTYYEAPGGWTVDEITDW, encoded by the coding sequence ATGCCCCCGGCACCTGTAGCGCCGGATCCCGGCGCCGTTCCGCCGGCCGCTCCGCCTCCCGGCATGCCGCCGGGCACCGGCGGGTCAGCCGCGCCTGAGCCCAAGAAGAAGAACAAGGCGCTTATCATTGCGATCGTGGTGCTTGCGGTACTGCTGCTGTGCTGCGGCGGAGCCGCACTCGGTGGCTGGGCCCTCTTCTCCGCGGCCGAGGATGAGATCACGAGCGAGATCCCGCAGGAGCCGGACGTGGATACCGAGGCTCCCGACAGCGGCGACACGGGCGACACCTCCGGTGACACCGGAACGCCCGCCGGCGGGCTGCCGGAGTGGACCGCGTTCCAGCCCTCGCTGGTTGACGCATCGATCTACGCCGCGCCCTCGGCCGACCAGGCCGCACTCGCCGAGGAAGTCACCGCCGAGGTCTATCCCGGATTCCGGGTGGAGGACGTCGTGGTGGAGCCGGGCGGCGAGGACGCCGAGAACTACTACCCGGACATCATCTACGTGAAGGCCGCGTACGGAGACGAGCCCTCGGCTCGCATCGCCTACTACTTCTGGGCGGACCCTGAGGCTGCGGCAGCGGCCGGCGTCCATCTTGGGCCCGAGCAGGCGGAGTCGTACGAGACGCTCGCCGAGTCGAGCGACGGCACATCGTACATCTACGATCACGAGAACCTCGACACGCTCGTCGGCGGGGTCTCACAGCCGGACCTCATCGATGTGCTGGCACAGGCCGACGAGGACTTCCCGGGCTACGTGGCCTTCATCTCGGGCATGGACGGCGAGTCGATCGGCATCGTGGTCACTCGCTGGGAGGTCTTCCCCGACCTCGCCGAGGGCCTCACGGTCACCTACTACGAGGCACCCGGCGGCTGGACGGTGGACGAGATCACCGACTGGTAG
- the smpB gene encoding SsrA-binding protein SmpB yields MARQVKIIATNKKAYHDYFVDETFEAGIVLTGTEVKSLRENKTNLRDSFATVRRGEVWLHNVHISPYSHGNRSNVRVDRERKLLLHKSEIRYLIGKTKERGYTLVPLKLYLSSGNMVKLELGLARGKKLYDKREAIAERDQKRDVERALRERTKGE; encoded by the coding sequence ATGGCACGTCAAGTGAAGATCATCGCCACCAACAAGAAGGCGTACCACGACTACTTCGTGGACGAGACGTTCGAGGCGGGTATCGTGCTCACCGGGACAGAGGTCAAGTCGCTCCGGGAGAACAAGACCAACCTCCGCGACAGCTTCGCCACCGTGCGCAGAGGCGAGGTGTGGCTCCACAACGTCCACATCTCGCCGTACAGCCACGGCAACCGCAGCAACGTGCGCGTAGACCGCGAGCGGAAGCTCCTGCTGCACAAGTCCGAGATCCGGTATCTCATCGGCAAGACCAAGGAGCGGGGCTACACGCTCGTGCCGCTCAAGCTCTATCTGTCGTCCGGGAACATGGTGAAGCTCGAGCTTGGTCTGGCGCGAGGGAAGAAGCTCTACGACAAGCGTGAAGCGATCGCCGAGCGCGACCAGAAGCGGGATGTGGAGCGCGCCCTGCGCGAGCGCACGAAGGGCGAGTGA
- a CDS encoding M42 family metallopeptidase, whose protein sequence is MRPESFEFFRTLVESPSPSGYEQPAAKLFREYVTPLADQVTTDVMGSVHALLKGTGDGPSVMLAGHIDEIGFMVTYITDDGFCAFAPIGGHDPQILPGMRVDVHAKDGVLRGVLGRLPIHLLEDEDRKKVVKIDRMFIDLGMSGDEVKKKVRVGDPVTYGVGLETFGEGMAVSRAFDDKMGAWICAEALRLVKEGGGAAGDLVAAGTVQEEIGLRGGTTSAYSLNPVVGIAVEVTHATDYLDVDKRKFGEVKCGGGPVISRGANINPRVFELLCEAAEAEGIPYQVEGAPRGTGTDANAIQLSRGGKAAALVSVALRYMHTPTEVLALEDVENTAKMLAAFVRRLDPAVDFTP, encoded by the coding sequence ATGCGTCCCGAGTCATTCGAGTTCTTCAGAACCCTCGTAGAATCCCCGTCGCCTTCGGGCTACGAGCAGCCCGCCGCAAAGCTGTTCCGCGAGTACGTCACACCTCTGGCCGATCAGGTCACCACCGACGTGATGGGATCGGTGCACGCGCTGCTCAAGGGCACCGGCGACGGCCCCAGCGTCATGCTCGCCGGCCACATCGATGAGATCGGCTTCATGGTCACCTACATCACCGATGACGGCTTCTGCGCGTTCGCGCCCATCGGCGGTCATGACCCGCAGATCCTGCCGGGCATGCGCGTGGATGTCCACGCCAAGGACGGCGTGCTCCGTGGCGTGCTCGGCCGCCTCCCGATCCACCTGCTGGAAGACGAGGATCGCAAGAAGGTCGTCAAGATCGACCGGATGTTCATCGACCTCGGCATGAGCGGTGACGAGGTGAAGAAGAAGGTGCGCGTAGGCGATCCGGTGACCTACGGCGTGGGCCTGGAGACCTTTGGCGAAGGCATGGCGGTCTCGCGGGCGTTCGACGACAAGATGGGCGCCTGGATATGCGCCGAGGCACTGCGTCTGGTGAAGGAGGGCGGTGGGGCGGCGGGCGACCTCGTGGCGGCCGGCACGGTGCAGGAGGAGATCGGCCTGCGCGGCGGCACCACCTCGGCATATAGTCTGAACCCGGTCGTCGGCATCGCCGTGGAGGTCACGCATGCCACCGACTACCTGGATGTGGACAAGCGGAAGTTCGGCGAGGTGAAGTGCGGAGGCGGCCCCGTGATCTCCCGTGGCGCCAACATCAACCCGCGCGTGTTCGAGCTCCTGTGCGAGGCCGCCGAGGCCGAGGGCATCCCGTACCAGGTGGAAGGCGCGCCGCGAGGCACCGGCACCGATGCGAACGCGATCCAGCTCTCGCGTGGGGGCAAGGCGGCCGCTCTCGTGAGCGTGGCGCTCCGCTACATGCACACACCCACCGAGGTGCTCGCGCTCGAGGACGTGGAGAACACCGCCAAGATGCTCGCCGCGTTCGTACGGCGTCTTGATCCGGCGGTGGACTTCACGCCGTAA
- a CDS encoding sensor domain-containing diguanylate cyclase, with translation MDALDMRTALVGMVAVFATCTAIAGALWYQSRERFDGMQWVAGGLAASALGVALLALRDLIPDLLSLSLASILLLAGSLVVLVGLEHLVDRVRPKHAETLLLIAYAAYSVYFAFDPVDQTFRVFVNALVLGIISGESSWLMFVGVERSMRRLTRDVGLAFAFLTAVHLMRAVGIVTLGAGPTFMRSTSADVMMITLHSAAVVAVTFSLALLLYRMLGAQLRTQEGILASAFRASPFAMVLSRLADGTILEVNEAFSDLTGYSRDEVIGRSSRELGVWGRWGDRSTLIAELRSGGEVDRREVEFRSSAGEPIIGMVSMETLRSDGEEYMVTSVVDVSERKRMEDEVRELAIHDQLTGLYNRRGFFTVAEHMAREAERTGARLHLVFIDCDGLKTLNDTLGHEEGDRALVNAATLLRDTFRESDVIARMGGDEFVVCFSEQDDAMADTVLSRFGSAVRKGRDAAGDEPWVDLSWGWAAYDPAAGETIDDALSRADERMYEHKGRSRDAR, from the coding sequence ATGGACGCCCTGGACATGCGTACTGCGCTGGTGGGGATGGTTGCCGTGTTCGCCACCTGCACCGCGATCGCGGGCGCGCTGTGGTATCAGAGTCGTGAGCGCTTCGATGGCATGCAGTGGGTGGCGGGAGGCCTTGCCGCGTCGGCGCTGGGCGTGGCGCTCCTCGCGCTTCGCGACCTCATCCCGGACCTGCTCTCGCTCTCCCTCGCCAGTATCCTTCTGCTTGCAGGCAGCCTCGTGGTGCTCGTGGGCCTGGAGCATCTCGTGGATCGCGTTCGACCGAAGCACGCCGAGACGCTCTTGCTCATCGCGTACGCCGCGTACAGCGTGTACTTCGCATTCGACCCGGTCGACCAGACGTTCAGGGTATTCGTGAACGCCCTGGTGCTCGGCATCATCTCCGGCGAGTCCTCATGGCTGATGTTCGTGGGCGTGGAGCGGTCGATGCGGCGACTGACCCGCGATGTCGGCCTGGCATTCGCATTCCTCACCGCGGTCCACCTGATGAGAGCGGTCGGCATCGTGACGCTCGGTGCCGGGCCGACCTTCATGCGCTCCACATCGGCCGACGTGATGATGATCACCTTGCACTCGGCAGCGGTCGTGGCGGTCACTTTCTCCCTGGCGCTGTTGCTCTACCGCATGCTTGGTGCGCAGCTCAGGACGCAGGAGGGGATCCTTGCCAGCGCGTTCAGGGCCTCGCCGTTCGCGATGGTGCTCAGCCGGCTTGCCGACGGGACGATCCTCGAGGTCAACGAGGCGTTCAGCGACCTTACCGGCTACTCGCGCGACGAGGTGATCGGCAGGAGCAGTCGCGAGCTAGGGGTCTGGGGGCGCTGGGGTGACCGAAGCACGCTGATAGCCGAGTTGCGCTCAGGCGGCGAGGTCGACCGCCGTGAGGTCGAGTTCCGGAGCAGCGCCGGTGAGCCGATCATAGGCATGGTCTCTATGGAGACGCTGCGCTCCGATGGCGAGGAGTATATGGTCACGAGCGTGGTGGATGTGAGCGAGCGCAAGCGCATGGAGGACGAGGTGCGCGAGCTGGCGATCCACGATCAGCTCACCGGCCTCTACAACAGGCGCGGCTTCTTCACCGTGGCCGAGCACATGGCCCGTGAGGCCGAGCGAACTGGCGCCCGGCTGCACCTGGTGTTCATCGACTGTGACGGGCTCAAGACGTTGAACGACACACTCGGCCATGAGGAGGGCGACCGTGCGCTCGTGAACGCTGCCACATTACTGCGTGATACGTTCCGGGAGTCCGATGTGATCGCCCGTATGGGCGGCGATGAGTTCGTGGTGTGCTTCTCCGAGCAGGATGACGCGATGGCGGACACCGTGCTCTCGCGCTTCGGGTCGGCCGTGCGCAAGGGCCGGGACGCTGCCGGAGACGAGCCATGGGTCGATCTGAGCTGGGGGTGGGCGGCGTACGACCCCGCGGCGGGCGAGACGATCGATGACGCCCTGAGCCGGGCCGACGAGCGAATGTACGAGCACAAGGGACGCTCGCGCGACGCGCGGTAG